In Vulpes lagopus strain Blue_001 chromosome 1, ASM1834538v1, whole genome shotgun sequence, a genomic segment contains:
- the CUTA gene encoding protein CutA isoform X2, producing the protein MRGGRAPAILLGGGAALLLSLLWMPALLPVASRLLLLPRALLSMASGSPPSQPSPASSSGYVPGSVSAAFVTCPNEKVAKEIARAVVEKRLAACVNLIPQITSIYEWKGKIEEDNEVLMMIKTQSSLVPALTDFIRSVHPYEVAEVIALPVEQGNSPYLHWVRQVTESVSDSSTALP; encoded by the exons ATGAGGGGAGGGCGGGCTCCCGCAATCCTGCTCGGCGGAGGG GCCGCTCTGCTCCTGTCTCTCCTTTGGATGCCGGCGCTGTTGCCTGTGGCCTCCCGCCTTCTTTTGCTACCCCGAGCTCTGCTGTCCATGGCTTCAGGAAGCCCCCCGTCCCAGCCTTCGCCGGCTTCAAGCTCCGGCTATGTTCCCGGCTCTGTCTCTGCAGCCTTTGTCACCTGCCCCAACGAGAAGGTCGCCAAGGAGATCGCCAG GGCTGTGGTGGAGAAGCGGCTGGCAGCCTGCGTTAACCTCATCCCTCAGATTACATCCAT CtatgagtggaaaggaaagattgAGGAAGACAATGAGGTGCTGATG ATGATTAAAACCCAAAGTTCCTTGGTTCCAGCTTTGACAGATTTCATTCG TTCTGTGCACCCTTATGAAGTGGCTGAAGTGATTGCATTGCCTGTGGAGCAGGGGAACTCCCCATACCTGCATTGGGTGCGCCAGGTTACAGAGTCAGTTTCAGACTCCAGCACAGCCCTACCGTGA
- the CUTA gene encoding protein CutA isoform X1, protein MRGGRAPAILLGGGVSDRPRPFRSSKPRPPPSPKILEAALLLSLLWMPALLPVASRLLLLPRALLSMASGSPPSQPSPASSSGYVPGSVSAAFVTCPNEKVAKEIARAVVEKRLAACVNLIPQITSIYEWKGKIEEDNEVLMMIKTQSSLVPALTDFIRSVHPYEVAEVIALPVEQGNSPYLHWVRQVTESVSDSSTALP, encoded by the exons ATGAGGGGAGGGCGGGCTCCCGCAATCCTGCTCGGCGGAGGGGTGAGTGaccggccccgccccttccggTCCTCGAAGCCTCGACCACCGCCCTCACCCAAAATCCTAGAG GCCGCTCTGCTCCTGTCTCTCCTTTGGATGCCGGCGCTGTTGCCTGTGGCCTCCCGCCTTCTTTTGCTACCCCGAGCTCTGCTGTCCATGGCTTCAGGAAGCCCCCCGTCCCAGCCTTCGCCGGCTTCAAGCTCCGGCTATGTTCCCGGCTCTGTCTCTGCAGCCTTTGTCACCTGCCCCAACGAGAAGGTCGCCAAGGAGATCGCCAG GGCTGTGGTGGAGAAGCGGCTGGCAGCCTGCGTTAACCTCATCCCTCAGATTACATCCAT CtatgagtggaaaggaaagattgAGGAAGACAATGAGGTGCTGATG ATGATTAAAACCCAAAGTTCCTTGGTTCCAGCTTTGACAGATTTCATTCG TTCTGTGCACCCTTATGAAGTGGCTGAAGTGATTGCATTGCCTGTGGAGCAGGGGAACTCCCCATACCTGCATTGGGTGCGCCAGGTTACAGAGTCAGTTTCAGACTCCAGCACAGCCCTACCGTGA
- the CUTA gene encoding protein CutA isoform X3 — translation MPALLPVASRLLLLPRALLSMASGSPPSQPSPASSSGYVPGSVSAAFVTCPNEKVAKEIARAVVEKRLAACVNLIPQITSIYEWKGKIEEDNEVLMMIKTQSSLVPALTDFIRSVHPYEVAEVIALPVEQGNSPYLHWVRQVTESVSDSSTALP, via the exons ATGCCGGCGCTGTTGCCTGTGGCCTCCCGCCTTCTTTTGCTACCCCGAGCTCTGCTGTCCATGGCTTCAGGAAGCCCCCCGTCCCAGCCTTCGCCGGCTTCAAGCTCCGGCTATGTTCCCGGCTCTGTCTCTGCAGCCTTTGTCACCTGCCCCAACGAGAAGGTCGCCAAGGAGATCGCCAG GGCTGTGGTGGAGAAGCGGCTGGCAGCCTGCGTTAACCTCATCCCTCAGATTACATCCAT CtatgagtggaaaggaaagattgAGGAAGACAATGAGGTGCTGATG ATGATTAAAACCCAAAGTTCCTTGGTTCCAGCTTTGACAGATTTCATTCG TTCTGTGCACCCTTATGAAGTGGCTGAAGTGATTGCATTGCCTGTGGAGCAGGGGAACTCCCCATACCTGCATTGGGTGCGCCAGGTTACAGAGTCAGTTTCAGACTCCAGCACAGCCCTACCGTGA
- the PHF1 gene encoding PHD finger protein 1 isoform X4, with protein MAQPPRLSRSGAPPLWDAASPAPTSGPRPRLWEGQDVLARWTDGLLYLGTIKKVDSSREVCLVQFEDDSQFLVLWKDISPAALPGEELLCCVCRSETVVPGNRLVSCEKCRHAYHQDCHVPRAPAPGEGEGTSWVCRQCVFAIATKRGGALKKGPYARAMLGMKLSLPYGLKGLDWDAGHLSNRQQSYCYCGGPGEWNLKMLQCQSCLQWFHEACTQCLSKPLLYGDRFYEFECCVCRGGPEKVRRLQLRWVDVAHLVLYHLSVCCKKKYFDFDREILPFTSENWDSLLLGEGGRLRRGNACLVSMLGSLPLWSPLLETEPPPGQGPGGGVSRPLGKRRRPEPEPLRRRQKGKMEELGPPSAVRNQPEPPEQRERARLQRALQASVSPPPPSPNQSYQGSSGYNFRPTDARCLPSSPIRMFASFHPSASTAGTSGDGEPPDRSPLELHIGFPTDIPKSAPHSMTASSSSVPAPSPGLPRRSAPPSPLCRSLSPGTGGGVRGGVGYLSRGDPVRVLARRVRPDGSVQYLVEWGGGGIF; from the exons ATGGCACAGCCCCCCCGGCTGAGCCGCTCTGGTGCCCCCCCACTTTGGGACGCAgcctcccctgctcccacctcAGGCCCCAGGCCTCGACTTTGGGAGGGTCAAGATGTGCTGGCCAGGTGGACGGATGGACTGCTATACTTGGGGACCATCAAGAAG GTGGACAGTTCCCGGGAGGTGTGTCTGGTCCAGTTTGAGGACGATTCCCAGTTTCTGGTTCTATGGAAAGACATTAGCCCTG CTGCCCTCCCCGGGGAGGAACTCCTCTGCTGTGTCTGTCGCTCTGAGACTGTGGTCCCTGGAAACCGGCTGGTCAGCTGTGAGAAGTGTCGCCATG CTTATCACCAGGACTGCCACGTTCCAAGGGCCCCAGcccctggagagggagagggcacatCCTGGGTCTGTCGCCAGTGTGTCTTTGCCATTGCCACCAAG AGGGGGGGTGCACTGAAGAAGGGGCCCTATGCCCGggccatgctgggcatgaagctgTCACTGCCATATGGACTAAAGGGGCTAGACTGGGACGCTGGACATCTGAGCAACCGGCAGCAGAGCTACTGTTACTGTGGTGGCCCTGGGGA GTGGAACCTGAAAATGTTGCAGTGCCAGAGCTGCCTGCAGTGGTTCCATGAGGCCTGCACCCAGTGTCTGAGCAAGCCGCTCCTCTACGGGGACAG GTTCTACGAGTTCGAATGCTGTGTGTGTCGGGGTGGCCCTGAGAAGGTCAGGAGGCTACAGCTTCGCTG GGTGGATGTGGCCCATCTTGTCCTCTATCACCTCAGCGTTTGCTGtaagaaaaaatactttgattttgACCGTGAGATCCTCCCCTTCACCTCTGAGAATTGGGACAGTTTGCTCCTCGGGGAG GGAGGGAGATTAAGAAGAGGAAATGCTTGTTTGGTCTCCATGCTCGGATCCCTCCCCCTGTGGAGCCCCTTACTGGAGACAGAGCCCCCACCAG ggcagggccctgggggaggggtctcACGTCCCCTGGGGAAGCGCCGGAGGCCGGAGCCAGAGCCCCTGAGGAGGAGGCAGAAGGGGAAAATGGAGGAGCTGGGGCCACCCTCAGCAGTGCGCAATCAGCCCGAGCCCCCGGAGCAAAGGGAGCGGGCTCGTCTGCAGAGGGCACTGCAG GCCTCAGTGTCTCCACCACCCCCCAGCCCTAACCAGAGTTACCAGGGCAGCAGCGGCTACAACTTCCGGCCCACAGACGCCCGCTGCCTGCCCAG CAGTCCCATCCGGATGTTCGCTTCCTTCCACCCCTCTGCCAGCACCGCAGGGACCTCTGGGGATGGTGAACCCCCAGACAG GTCACCCCTGGAACTTCACATTGGTTTCCCCACAGACATCCCTAAAAGTGCCCCCCACTCGATGACTGCCTCATCTTCCTCagtcccagccccctccccaggtctTCCTAGACGCTCTGCACCCCCTTCTCCCCTGTGCCGTAGTTTGTCTCCTGGGACTGGGGGAGGAGTCCGAGGTGGGGTTGGTTACCTATCCCGAGGGGACCCTGTCCGGGTCCTTGCTCGGAGAGTACGGCCTGATGGTTCTGTGCAGTACCTGGttgagtggggaggtgggggcatcTTCTGA
- the PHF1 gene encoding PHD finger protein 1 isoform X2, with protein sequence MAQPPRLSRSGAPPLWDAASPAPTSGPRPRLWEGQDVLARWTDGLLYLGTIKKVDSSREVCLVQFEDDSQFLVLWKDISPAALPGEELLCCVCRSETVVPGNRLVSCEKCRHAYHQDCHVPRAPAPGEGEGTSWVCRQCVFAIATKRGGALKKGPYARAMLGMKLSLPYGLKGLDWDAGHLSNRQQSYCYCGGPGEWNLKMLQCQSCLQWFHEACTQCLSKPLLYGDRFYEFECCVCRGGPEKVRRLQLRWVDVAHLVLYHLSVCCKKKYFDFDREILPFTSENWDSLLLGELSDTPKGERSSKLLSALNSHKDRFISGREIKKRKCLFGLHARIPPPVEPLTGDRAPTSFPSGQGPGGGVSRPLGKRRRPEPEPLRRRQKGKMEELGPPSAVRNQPEPPEQRERARLQRALQASVSPPPPSPNQSYQGSSGYNFRPTDARCLPSPIRMFASFHPSASTAGTSGDGEPPDRSPLELHIGFPTDIPKSAPHSMTASSSSVPAPSPGLPRRSAPPSPLCRSLSPGTGGGVRGGVGYLSRGDPVRVLARRVRPDGSVQYLVEWGGGGIF encoded by the exons ATGGCACAGCCCCCCCGGCTGAGCCGCTCTGGTGCCCCCCCACTTTGGGACGCAgcctcccctgctcccacctcAGGCCCCAGGCCTCGACTTTGGGAGGGTCAAGATGTGCTGGCCAGGTGGACGGATGGACTGCTATACTTGGGGACCATCAAGAAG GTGGACAGTTCCCGGGAGGTGTGTCTGGTCCAGTTTGAGGACGATTCCCAGTTTCTGGTTCTATGGAAAGACATTAGCCCTG CTGCCCTCCCCGGGGAGGAACTCCTCTGCTGTGTCTGTCGCTCTGAGACTGTGGTCCCTGGAAACCGGCTGGTCAGCTGTGAGAAGTGTCGCCATG CTTATCACCAGGACTGCCACGTTCCAAGGGCCCCAGcccctggagagggagagggcacatCCTGGGTCTGTCGCCAGTGTGTCTTTGCCATTGCCACCAAG AGGGGGGGTGCACTGAAGAAGGGGCCCTATGCCCGggccatgctgggcatgaagctgTCACTGCCATATGGACTAAAGGGGCTAGACTGGGACGCTGGACATCTGAGCAACCGGCAGCAGAGCTACTGTTACTGTGGTGGCCCTGGGGA GTGGAACCTGAAAATGTTGCAGTGCCAGAGCTGCCTGCAGTGGTTCCATGAGGCCTGCACCCAGTGTCTGAGCAAGCCGCTCCTCTACGGGGACAG GTTCTACGAGTTCGAATGCTGTGTGTGTCGGGGTGGCCCTGAGAAGGTCAGGAGGCTACAGCTTCGCTG GGTGGATGTGGCCCATCTTGTCCTCTATCACCTCAGCGTTTGCTGtaagaaaaaatactttgattttgACCGTGAGATCCTCCCCTTCACCTCTGAGAATTGGGACAGTTTGCTCCTCGGGGAG CTCTCAGACACCCCTAAGGGAGAACGTTCTTCCAAACTCCTCTCTGCTCTCAACAGCCACAAAGACCG TTTCATTTCAGGGAGGGAGATTAAGAAGAGGAAATGCTTGTTTGGTCTCCATGCTCGGATCCCTCCCCCTGTGGAGCCCCTTACTGGAGACAGAGCCCCCACCAG CTTCCCTtcagggcagggccctgggggaggggtctcACGTCCCCTGGGGAAGCGCCGGAGGCCGGAGCCAGAGCCCCTGAGGAGGAGGCAGAAGGGGAAAATGGAGGAGCTGGGGCCACCCTCAGCAGTGCGCAATCAGCCCGAGCCCCCGGAGCAAAGGGAGCGGGCTCGTCTGCAGAGGGCACTGCAG GCCTCAGTGTCTCCACCACCCCCCAGCCCTAACCAGAGTTACCAGGGCAGCAGCGGCTACAACTTCCGGCCCACAGACGCCCGCTGCCTGCCCAG TCCCATCCGGATGTTCGCTTCCTTCCACCCCTCTGCCAGCACCGCAGGGACCTCTGGGGATGGTGAACCCCCAGACAG GTCACCCCTGGAACTTCACATTGGTTTCCCCACAGACATCCCTAAAAGTGCCCCCCACTCGATGACTGCCTCATCTTCCTCagtcccagccccctccccaggtctTCCTAGACGCTCTGCACCCCCTTCTCCCCTGTGCCGTAGTTTGTCTCCTGGGACTGGGGGAGGAGTCCGAGGTGGGGTTGGTTACCTATCCCGAGGGGACCCTGTCCGGGTCCTTGCTCGGAGAGTACGGCCTGATGGTTCTGTGCAGTACCTGGttgagtggggaggtgggggcatcTTCTGA
- the PHF1 gene encoding PHD finger protein 1 isoform X1 — protein MAQPPRLSRSGAPPLWDAASPAPTSGPRPRLWEGQDVLARWTDGLLYLGTIKKVDSSREVCLVQFEDDSQFLVLWKDISPAALPGEELLCCVCRSETVVPGNRLVSCEKCRHAYHQDCHVPRAPAPGEGEGTSWVCRQCVFAIATKRGGALKKGPYARAMLGMKLSLPYGLKGLDWDAGHLSNRQQSYCYCGGPGEWNLKMLQCQSCLQWFHEACTQCLSKPLLYGDRFYEFECCVCRGGPEKVRRLQLRWVDVAHLVLYHLSVCCKKKYFDFDREILPFTSENWDSLLLGELSDTPKGERSSKLLSALNSHKDRFISGREIKKRKCLFGLHARIPPPVEPLTGDRAPTSFPSGQGPGGGVSRPLGKRRRPEPEPLRRRQKGKMEELGPPSAVRNQPEPPEQRERARLQRALQASVSPPPPSPNQSYQGSSGYNFRPTDARCLPSSPIRMFASFHPSASTAGTSGDGEPPDRSPLELHIGFPTDIPKSAPHSMTASSSSVPAPSPGLPRRSAPPSPLCRSLSPGTGGGVRGGVGYLSRGDPVRVLARRVRPDGSVQYLVEWGGGGIF, from the exons ATGGCACAGCCCCCCCGGCTGAGCCGCTCTGGTGCCCCCCCACTTTGGGACGCAgcctcccctgctcccacctcAGGCCCCAGGCCTCGACTTTGGGAGGGTCAAGATGTGCTGGCCAGGTGGACGGATGGACTGCTATACTTGGGGACCATCAAGAAG GTGGACAGTTCCCGGGAGGTGTGTCTGGTCCAGTTTGAGGACGATTCCCAGTTTCTGGTTCTATGGAAAGACATTAGCCCTG CTGCCCTCCCCGGGGAGGAACTCCTCTGCTGTGTCTGTCGCTCTGAGACTGTGGTCCCTGGAAACCGGCTGGTCAGCTGTGAGAAGTGTCGCCATG CTTATCACCAGGACTGCCACGTTCCAAGGGCCCCAGcccctggagagggagagggcacatCCTGGGTCTGTCGCCAGTGTGTCTTTGCCATTGCCACCAAG AGGGGGGGTGCACTGAAGAAGGGGCCCTATGCCCGggccatgctgggcatgaagctgTCACTGCCATATGGACTAAAGGGGCTAGACTGGGACGCTGGACATCTGAGCAACCGGCAGCAGAGCTACTGTTACTGTGGTGGCCCTGGGGA GTGGAACCTGAAAATGTTGCAGTGCCAGAGCTGCCTGCAGTGGTTCCATGAGGCCTGCACCCAGTGTCTGAGCAAGCCGCTCCTCTACGGGGACAG GTTCTACGAGTTCGAATGCTGTGTGTGTCGGGGTGGCCCTGAGAAGGTCAGGAGGCTACAGCTTCGCTG GGTGGATGTGGCCCATCTTGTCCTCTATCACCTCAGCGTTTGCTGtaagaaaaaatactttgattttgACCGTGAGATCCTCCCCTTCACCTCTGAGAATTGGGACAGTTTGCTCCTCGGGGAG CTCTCAGACACCCCTAAGGGAGAACGTTCTTCCAAACTCCTCTCTGCTCTCAACAGCCACAAAGACCG TTTCATTTCAGGGAGGGAGATTAAGAAGAGGAAATGCTTGTTTGGTCTCCATGCTCGGATCCCTCCCCCTGTGGAGCCCCTTACTGGAGACAGAGCCCCCACCAG CTTCCCTtcagggcagggccctgggggaggggtctcACGTCCCCTGGGGAAGCGCCGGAGGCCGGAGCCAGAGCCCCTGAGGAGGAGGCAGAAGGGGAAAATGGAGGAGCTGGGGCCACCCTCAGCAGTGCGCAATCAGCCCGAGCCCCCGGAGCAAAGGGAGCGGGCTCGTCTGCAGAGGGCACTGCAG GCCTCAGTGTCTCCACCACCCCCCAGCCCTAACCAGAGTTACCAGGGCAGCAGCGGCTACAACTTCCGGCCCACAGACGCCCGCTGCCTGCCCAG CAGTCCCATCCGGATGTTCGCTTCCTTCCACCCCTCTGCCAGCACCGCAGGGACCTCTGGGGATGGTGAACCCCCAGACAG GTCACCCCTGGAACTTCACATTGGTTTCCCCACAGACATCCCTAAAAGTGCCCCCCACTCGATGACTGCCTCATCTTCCTCagtcccagccccctccccaggtctTCCTAGACGCTCTGCACCCCCTTCTCCCCTGTGCCGTAGTTTGTCTCCTGGGACTGGGGGAGGAGTCCGAGGTGGGGTTGGTTACCTATCCCGAGGGGACCCTGTCCGGGTCCTTGCTCGGAGAGTACGGCCTGATGGTTCTGTGCAGTACCTGGttgagtggggaggtgggggcatcTTCTGA
- the PHF1 gene encoding PHD finger protein 1 isoform X3, which produces MAQPPRLSRSGAPPLWDAASPAPTSGPRPRLWEGQDVLARWTDGLLYLGTIKKVDSSREVCLVQFEDDSQFLVLWKDISPAALPGEELLCCVCRSETVVPGNRLVSCEKCRHAYHQDCHVPRAPAPGEGEGTSWVCRQCVFAIATKRGGALKKGPYARAMLGMKLSLPYGLKGLDWDAGHLSNRQQSYCYCGGPGEWNLKMLQCQSCLQWFHEACTQCLSKPLLYGDRFYEFECCVCRGGPEKVRRLQLRWVDVAHLVLYHLSVCCKKKYFDFDREILPFTSENWDSLLLGELSDTPKGERSSKLLSALNSHKDRFISGREIKKRKCLFGLHARIPPPVEPLTGDRAPTSFPSGQGPGGGVSRPLGKRRRPEPEPLRRRQKGKMEELGPPSAVRNQPEPPEQRERARLQRALQASVSPPPPSPNQSYQGSSGYNFRPTDARCLPRSPLELHIGFPTDIPKSAPHSMTASSSSVPAPSPGLPRRSAPPSPLCRSLSPGTGGGVRGGVGYLSRGDPVRVLARRVRPDGSVQYLVEWGGGGIF; this is translated from the exons ATGGCACAGCCCCCCCGGCTGAGCCGCTCTGGTGCCCCCCCACTTTGGGACGCAgcctcccctgctcccacctcAGGCCCCAGGCCTCGACTTTGGGAGGGTCAAGATGTGCTGGCCAGGTGGACGGATGGACTGCTATACTTGGGGACCATCAAGAAG GTGGACAGTTCCCGGGAGGTGTGTCTGGTCCAGTTTGAGGACGATTCCCAGTTTCTGGTTCTATGGAAAGACATTAGCCCTG CTGCCCTCCCCGGGGAGGAACTCCTCTGCTGTGTCTGTCGCTCTGAGACTGTGGTCCCTGGAAACCGGCTGGTCAGCTGTGAGAAGTGTCGCCATG CTTATCACCAGGACTGCCACGTTCCAAGGGCCCCAGcccctggagagggagagggcacatCCTGGGTCTGTCGCCAGTGTGTCTTTGCCATTGCCACCAAG AGGGGGGGTGCACTGAAGAAGGGGCCCTATGCCCGggccatgctgggcatgaagctgTCACTGCCATATGGACTAAAGGGGCTAGACTGGGACGCTGGACATCTGAGCAACCGGCAGCAGAGCTACTGTTACTGTGGTGGCCCTGGGGA GTGGAACCTGAAAATGTTGCAGTGCCAGAGCTGCCTGCAGTGGTTCCATGAGGCCTGCACCCAGTGTCTGAGCAAGCCGCTCCTCTACGGGGACAG GTTCTACGAGTTCGAATGCTGTGTGTGTCGGGGTGGCCCTGAGAAGGTCAGGAGGCTACAGCTTCGCTG GGTGGATGTGGCCCATCTTGTCCTCTATCACCTCAGCGTTTGCTGtaagaaaaaatactttgattttgACCGTGAGATCCTCCCCTTCACCTCTGAGAATTGGGACAGTTTGCTCCTCGGGGAG CTCTCAGACACCCCTAAGGGAGAACGTTCTTCCAAACTCCTCTCTGCTCTCAACAGCCACAAAGACCG TTTCATTTCAGGGAGGGAGATTAAGAAGAGGAAATGCTTGTTTGGTCTCCATGCTCGGATCCCTCCCCCTGTGGAGCCCCTTACTGGAGACAGAGCCCCCACCAG CTTCCCTtcagggcagggccctgggggaggggtctcACGTCCCCTGGGGAAGCGCCGGAGGCCGGAGCCAGAGCCCCTGAGGAGGAGGCAGAAGGGGAAAATGGAGGAGCTGGGGCCACCCTCAGCAGTGCGCAATCAGCCCGAGCCCCCGGAGCAAAGGGAGCGGGCTCGTCTGCAGAGGGCACTGCAG GCCTCAGTGTCTCCACCACCCCCCAGCCCTAACCAGAGTTACCAGGGCAGCAGCGGCTACAACTTCCGGCCCACAGACGCCCGCTGCCTGCCCAG GTCACCCCTGGAACTTCACATTGGTTTCCCCACAGACATCCCTAAAAGTGCCCCCCACTCGATGACTGCCTCATCTTCCTCagtcccagccccctccccaggtctTCCTAGACGCTCTGCACCCCCTTCTCCCCTGTGCCGTAGTTTGTCTCCTGGGACTGGGGGAGGAGTCCGAGGTGGGGTTGGTTACCTATCCCGAGGGGACCCTGTCCGGGTCCTTGCTCGGAGAGTACGGCCTGATGGTTCTGTGCAGTACCTGGttgagtggggaggtgggggcatcTTCTGA